A region from the Lentisphaera profundi genome encodes:
- a CDS encoding DUF4886 domain-containing protein produces the protein MKVFIFLVVSLSFSLMAKDILFIGNSYTIQSRGTLEKLLKSEQVKWNMTHICKGGFTLAKHLKDDKNKSLIQSKKWDAIILQEQSQTPAYSNLRKGYLGALADIAKLNKKTQSPIYLFTSWGRRDGDKQNIKTSPTYEVMQKKLNEGFSEGKKKYKMQLLPIAGLWEKVRKENPDLGRELYKNDGSHPSSKGAFLVALSLYCTIENLEPAKVKFSGDLNTEEDKQVKALAKKVFK, from the coding sequence ATGAAAGTATTTATTTTCCTCGTAGTCAGCCTAAGTTTTTCACTGATGGCAAAAGATATTCTATTTATTGGTAATTCTTATACGATACAGAGTCGTGGGACATTAGAAAAACTGCTCAAGAGCGAGCAAGTCAAATGGAATATGACCCATATCTGTAAGGGTGGTTTCACTTTAGCAAAGCATTTAAAAGACGATAAAAATAAGTCTCTGATTCAATCCAAAAAATGGGATGCTATTATTCTCCAAGAGCAGAGTCAAACGCCAGCTTATAGCAATTTGCGCAAAGGCTACTTAGGCGCTTTAGCTGACATCGCAAAACTCAACAAAAAGACTCAATCCCCGATCTATCTCTTTACGAGCTGGGGCAGACGCGATGGCGATAAGCAAAATATCAAAACTTCACCCACTTATGAAGTGATGCAGAAAAAACTAAATGAAGGATTTTCTGAAGGCAAGAAAAAATATAAAATGCAGCTTCTTCCCATTGCAGGCCTATGGGAAAAAGTACGCAAAGAGAATCCTGACTTAGGACGCGAATTATACAAAAACGACGGCAGCCATCCCAGTAGCAAGGGAGCTTTCCTAGTTGCTTTAAGTTTGTATTGTACGATTGAAAATTTAGAGCCAGCAAAAGTGAAATTTTCAGGTGACTTAAACACTGAAGAAGATAAGCAAGTTAAGGCACTAGCAAAAAAAGTGTTTAAGTAA
- a CDS encoding PH domain-containing protein produces the protein MGLLQGLFGNYSEISKEDLESKYAHFLIEGEVINTGFKLVRDNLIFTNLRIIDFDKQGATGKKMRIHSIYLDTICEVTCETAGTGIDDSEITITYIKSPYKKAKEIILAVKQFEFPKKFDVLALYVQLETIAYKNVKQLNA, from the coding sequence ATGGGATTATTACAGGGATTATTCGGTAACTATTCAGAGATATCGAAAGAAGATTTAGAAAGTAAATATGCTCATTTCCTCATTGAGGGAGAAGTGATTAATACAGGCTTCAAACTTGTTCGTGACAATTTAATATTTACCAATTTGAGAATTATTGATTTTGACAAGCAGGGAGCGACTGGGAAAAAAATGCGTATTCATTCCATCTATTTAGATACCATTTGTGAAGTCACTTGTGAAACTGCGGGTACAGGAATTGATGATAGCGAAATCACGATCACTTATATCAAATCACCTTATAAAAAAGCAAAGGAAATCATCTTGGCCGTTAAACAATTTGAATTCCCCAAGAAATTTGATGTGCTTGCCCTTTATGTCCAATTAGAGACGATTGCCTATAAGAACGTGAAACAACTCAATGCCTAA
- the gpmI gene encoding 2,3-bisphosphoglycerate-independent phosphoglycerate mutase — protein sequence MILDKHSFIQQRPGPVVLCILDGVGYSDHTEGDAYKAAHTPNLDWLHNNCQNRPLNAHGTHVGLPSDADMGNSEVGHNAIGGGRIVSQGAKLVNTALETGALFEGEIWRKISGNVREKNSTLHFIGLFSDGGVHARLDHLKAMVEQARKEGIKSIRFHILLDGRDVSETSALEYVLPFENYLKTLNAEGISAKIASGGGRMTITMDRYGAEWAMVERGWNTHVHGEGRQFASAEEAIKTFRSEDDVIDQYLPAFVIAENGQPVGRISDGDSVIFYNFRGDRSIEISQAFEDDEFPSFDRGNRPDVEYSGMMEYDGDEHIPKQYLVAPPAIDQPMCEFLSANGVGQVAISETQKYGHVTFFFNGNRSGKFDDKIEDFIEIPSDVGGFDLRPWMKAVEITDYLVPAICENRQPFIRVNYANGDMVGHTGNFNAARMAVEVVDVQVGRLMAAVKKANGVLLVTSDHGNCDEMFEFDKKGAVKLNEKGTAKAKTSHTLNKVPFIVYDPATRNEFTLSEVQDAGLSHIAGTVFNLLGFQAPDVFNRTLLEKK from the coding sequence ATGATTCTAGATAAACACTCCTTCATACAACAACGCCCCGGCCCTGTTGTACTCTGTATTCTCGATGGTGTGGGTTACTCAGACCACACCGAAGGTGACGCTTATAAAGCCGCTCACACTCCTAATCTCGATTGGCTTCACAACAATTGCCAAAACCGTCCTCTCAATGCGCATGGTACTCACGTAGGCCTTCCTTCCGATGCCGATATGGGTAATTCAGAAGTAGGTCACAACGCTATCGGCGGCGGTCGCATTGTTTCTCAAGGTGCCAAGCTCGTTAATACTGCACTCGAAACAGGCGCACTTTTCGAAGGTGAAATCTGGCGTAAAATATCTGGCAATGTCCGTGAAAAAAATTCCACTCTTCACTTCATTGGGCTCTTTTCCGATGGTGGCGTTCACGCTCGCCTCGATCATTTAAAAGCCATGGTTGAGCAAGCTCGCAAAGAAGGCATCAAAAGCATTCGTTTCCACATTCTTCTCGATGGTCGTGATGTTAGTGAGACTTCTGCACTCGAATACGTTCTTCCTTTTGAGAACTACCTCAAAACTTTAAATGCCGAAGGCATTTCAGCAAAAATCGCTTCTGGTGGCGGTCGCATGACAATTACTATGGATCGCTATGGCGCTGAATGGGCTATGGTTGAACGCGGTTGGAATACTCACGTTCATGGCGAAGGTCGTCAATTTGCCTCTGCAGAAGAAGCGATCAAAACGTTCCGTAGCGAAGATGATGTCATTGATCAATACCTCCCTGCTTTTGTGATTGCTGAAAATGGTCAGCCTGTGGGACGCATCAGTGATGGCGACTCAGTGATTTTCTACAATTTCCGTGGTGACCGTTCCATCGAAATTTCCCAAGCGTTCGAAGATGATGAATTTCCTAGCTTTGACCGTGGTAATCGTCCTGATGTTGAATACTCCGGCATGATGGAATACGATGGTGACGAGCACATCCCTAAGCAATACCTCGTGGCTCCACCCGCCATCGATCAACCCATGTGCGAATTTCTTTCTGCCAATGGTGTCGGTCAAGTAGCTATTTCCGAGACTCAAAAATACGGTCATGTGACTTTCTTTTTCAATGGTAACCGCAGCGGTAAATTCGACGACAAGATTGAAGACTTTATCGAGATCCCCTCTGATGTCGGTGGCTTTGATCTTCGTCCCTGGATGAAGGCAGTCGAAATCACTGATTACCTCGTCCCAGCAATTTGCGAGAATCGCCAACCTTTCATTCGTGTTAACTACGCTAATGGTGACATGGTTGGTCACACGGGTAACTTTAATGCCGCTCGTATGGCAGTCGAAGTTGTCGACGTTCAAGTGGGTCGCCTGATGGCCGCCGTCAAAAAAGCCAATGGTGTTTTACTCGTCACTTCTGATCATGGTAACTGTGATGAGATGTTCGAGTTCGACAAAAAGGGTGCGGTTAAACTTAATGAGAAAGGCACTGCCAAGGCTAAAACTAGTCATACACTCAACAAAGTGCCCTTTATTGTTTATGATCCTGCCACTCGCAATGAATTCACTCTAAGTGAAGTTCAAGATGCAGGCCTAAGCCATATTGCCGGAACGGTATTTAACTTACTCGGCTTCCAAGCCCCAGATGTTTTTAACCGTACATTGCTCGAGAAAAAATAG
- a CDS encoding cation diffusion facilitator family transporter codes for MSAGGSLKSIFYALAANAGIAIAKFIAAFMTGSGTMFAEGIHSASDCGNQLLLLWGMKKAKQPPSPDYPLGYGKEIYFWSFLVAIIIFSIGGMYSLYEGIHKLQHPPESFQDAWVAVIVLIFGIILEGGSLLGCLKQIKHLRGETPLLQWCRETRKSELIVILGEDLAAELGMMIALVFILLAQFTGNPMYDAIGSLLIIIAIFIAIKVKGLLVGQSVNPKIRAELVAALNSKESVKEILNVITLQLGEDVMIAVKARMDDANAVEVCKDINQIEAEIKTAFPQVKWIFFEPDIKK; via the coding sequence ATGTCCGCAGGTGGATCGTTAAAGTCAATTTTTTATGCCCTCGCAGCAAATGCGGGCATCGCAATAGCTAAATTTATCGCCGCTTTTATGACTGGCTCCGGCACGATGTTTGCCGAAGGGATTCACTCAGCATCTGATTGTGGCAATCAATTACTCCTACTTTGGGGGATGAAAAAAGCGAAACAGCCCCCAAGTCCTGATTACCCTTTGGGTTATGGTAAAGAAATTTACTTTTGGAGTTTTTTAGTTGCGATCATCATTTTTTCGATCGGGGGCATGTATTCCCTTTACGAAGGAATTCATAAACTTCAACATCCACCTGAAAGTTTTCAAGATGCTTGGGTTGCGGTTATTGTTTTAATTTTTGGTATCATTTTAGAAGGTGGATCACTGCTTGGCTGCCTTAAACAGATTAAGCATTTACGTGGAGAAACACCCTTGCTGCAATGGTGCCGCGAAACTCGCAAAAGTGAGCTCATTGTCATCTTAGGCGAAGATCTTGCTGCCGAATTAGGTATGATGATTGCCTTAGTCTTTATTCTCCTCGCTCAATTTACCGGTAACCCGATGTATGATGCCATTGGTTCGCTGCTGATTATTATTGCCATTTTTATTGCGATAAAAGTAAAAGGCCTTTTGGTCGGTCAATCCGTCAATCCAAAAATTCGCGCCGAGCTCGTTGCTGCTTTAAATAGCAAAGAATCTGTCAAAGAAATTCTCAATGTCATTACTTTACAGCTTGGTGAAGATGTTATGATTGCGGTCAAAGCAAGAATGGACGATGCTAATGCCGTAGAAGTCTGTAAAGATATCAACCAAATTGAAGCTGAAATTAAAACCGCTTTCCCGCAGGTTAAATGGATTTTCTTTGAGCCCGATATCAAAAAATAG
- a CDS encoding DUF420 domain-containing protein → MSKEIMYLRFLQIAVSLMTPLLFFGIMQAAKGNLKLHKRINGGIMLIVMIAVIGLVLTSQVFGFDYSAISTQEAIINIGPAEMRTRLIIHRCFSNLLFISLLVTTFSGAVKKYKLHRKMGKLTVFFWLGTLISALLFF, encoded by the coding sequence ATGAGTAAAGAAATAATGTATTTGCGCTTCCTGCAAATTGCGGTTTCCCTAATGACACCGCTTTTGTTCTTTGGAATCATGCAAGCAGCAAAAGGCAATTTAAAGTTGCACAAGCGTATCAATGGTGGAATCATGTTGATCGTGATGATTGCAGTCATAGGCCTAGTATTAACGTCACAAGTTTTTGGTTTTGATTATAGTGCGATATCGACGCAAGAAGCGATAATAAATATTGGCCCTGCAGAAATGCGAACGCGCCTGATTATTCATCGTTGCTTTTCAAATTTATTATTCATCAGTTTATTAGTCACCACTTTTAGTGGAGCAGTGAAAAAATATAAGCTTCACCGGAAAATGGGTAAGCTCACAGTTTTCTTTTGGTTAGGCACACTTATTTCCGCTTTATTATTCTTTTAG